In one Arachis duranensis cultivar V14167 chromosome 9, aradu.V14167.gnm2.J7QH, whole genome shotgun sequence genomic region, the following are encoded:
- the LOC107464168 gene encoding uncharacterized protein LOC107464168: protein MNSAMDDMNLIQHAQRHHLVVREIGEEIDLEIGPGDDDPSFGNTIIVAPMRESSVEEHGESKQMGMVSQLPNDAQDMSKNQPVKRKKKVVKRWREEWADTYKWAYVDVKEGTARIFCSVCREYGRKHRRNPYGNEGSRNMQMSALEEHNNSLLHKEALRLQMASKEKIVADKPVYVKAVMSKTAGSILEATLKRDPHEAEFIQAVQEAIQALERVIAKSSHYVNIMERLLEPERMIVFRVPWLDDRGEIHVNRGFRVQFNQSMGPCRGGIRFHPSMNLSIAKFLGFEQALKNALSPYKLGGAAGGSDFDPKGKSDNEVMRFCQSFMSEMYRYLGPDRDLPSEEIGVGTREMGYLFGQYRRLAGNFQGSFTGPRIFWSGASLRTEATGYGLVFFAQLMLSDMNKELKGLRCVVSGSGKIAMHVLEKLIAYGALPVSVSDSKGYLVDEDGFDYMKIQFLRDIKAQQRSLRDYSKTYARSKYYDEAKPWNERCDLAFACASQNEINQSDAMNLVNSGCRILVEGSNMPCTPEAIQVLRKANILVAPAMAAGAGGVVAGELELNHECSLMHWSPEDFESKLQEAMKQTYQRALKAATDFGYQKENPEALVHGSVISSFLTIAQAMTDQGCV from the exons ATGAATTCTGCAATGGATGATATGAATTTAATTCAGCATGCCCAGAGGCATCACTTGGTTGTGAGGGAGATTGGTGAAGAGATTGACTTAGAAATTGGGCCTGGGGATGACGATCCTTCGTTTGGTAACACTATAATTGTTGCCCCGATGCGGGAATCTTCTGTTGAGGAACATGGTGAGAGCAAACAGATGGGGATGGTTTCTCAGCTTCCAAATGATGCTCAAGATATGTCGAAGAATCAACCGGTGAAACGTAAGAAGAAGGTTGTTAAAAGATGGAGAGAGGAATGGGCAGACACCTACAAATGGGCATATGTTGATGTGAAAGAGGGGACGGCAAGGATTTTTTGCTCTGTCTGCAGGGAGTATGGCAGGAAGCACAGAAGAAACCCTTATGGGAATGAGGGCAGTCGAAATATGCAGATGAGTGCTTTAGAAGAACATAATAACAGCTTACTTCACAAGGAGGCTCTTCGCCTTCAAATGGCCTCGAAAGAGAAAATTGTCGCTGACAAGCCTGTTTATGTAAAAG CTGTTATGTCAAAAACAGCGGGATCCATTCTTGAAGCTACACTGAAAAGGGATCCTCATGAGGCTGAATTCATTCAGGCAGTCCAGGAGGCAATTCAAGCTCTAGAGAGAGTCATAGCGAAAAGTTCTCA TTATGTCAATATCATGGAGCGCTTGTTGGAACCTGAACGAATGATTGTTTTTCGAGTTCCATGGTTGGATGATAGGGGCGAGATACATGTTAATCGGGGATTTCGTGTACAATTTAACCAGTCAATGGGTCCATGTAGGGGTGGTATTCGTTTTCATCCATCAATGAATTTAAGTATCGCCAAGTTCCTTGGTTTTGAACAG GCATTAAAGAATGCCTTATCACCATACAAATTGGGAGGAGCAGCTGGTGGAAGTGATTTTGATCCAAAAGGAAAAAGTGATAATGAG GTTATGCGATTTTGCCaaagtttcatgagtgagatGTATCGATACTTGGGTCCTGACAGG GACCTTCCATCAGAGGAAATAGGTGTTGGTACTCGAGAAATGGGGTATCTGTTTGGACAGTATAGACGCCTAGCCGGTAATTTTCAG GGAAGTTTTACAGGGCCAAGGATATTTTGGTCTGGTGCCAGTCTTCGAACTGAAGCTACTGGCTATGGGCTg GTTTTCTTTGCCCAGCTCATGCTTTCTGACATGAATAAAGAACTCAAAGGATTAAG ATGCGTGGTGAGTGGTTCTGGAAAGATTGCAATGCATGTTTTGGAGAAGCTAATTGCTTATGGTGCTCTTCCCGTTTCCGTATCAG ATTCTAAAGGATATTTGGTTGATGAGGATGGATTTGACTACATGAAAATACAATTTCTGAGAGACATCAAAGCTCAACAGAGAAGTTTGAG AGACTATTCAAAGACATATGCTCGGTCCAAATATTATGATGAAGCAAAACCCTGGAATGAAAGGTGTGATCTTGCATTTGCATGTGCTTCACAGAATGAAATTAATCAATCCGATGCCATGAATTTGGTTAATTCAGGTTGTCGTATACTAGTAGAAg GTTCAAACATGCCTTGTACCCCGGAGGCAATTCAAGTTCTACGGAAAGCTAATATTCTTGTTGCTCCTGCAATGGCAGCTGGTGCTGGAGGG GTTGTGGCTGGAGAACTTGAATTAAATCATGAATGCAGTTTGATGCACTGGTCACCTGAGGACTTTGAATCTAAATTGCAG GAAGCAATGAAACAGACTTATCAGAGAGCTTTGAAAGCTGCAACTGATTTCGGTTATCAAAAAGAAAATCCTGA GGCTCTGGTACATGGATCAGTCATCTCTTCCTTTCTGACCATTGCTCAAGCAATGACTGATCAAGGCTGTGTATAG
- the LOC107464201 gene encoding uncharacterized protein LOC107464201, with translation MYGGLSSKLGRSAAHNKRPHSSFPPPPRPSGPGGGPGRLSLGGGSARKPAAATASKTPPAVEETFNLVAGSDALAFSMIIRLAPDLVDEIRRVEAQGGRARMKFDPNPHNPNGNIIDVGGKEFRFTWSREFGDLCDIYEERQSGEDGNGLFVESGSAWRKLNVQRILDESTKNHLKMRSVEADKKSKQRKAIVLEPGNPSLKCQIKQLAAVEATPWKNYNKKKEAALKKRKVETLQVGGPPKTTHNPKSGFMSTTTSKSKIPSPLPSPPDPFAAASSPLGAVNTSKVNDDAVPSQMMGKQDTNAIPEKEIPTKANNAMRNSLGGKGNNGSKPTDLQGMLVSLLMDKPKGMSLKALEKAVGDMLPNSVKKIEPIIKKIAKYQFPGKYILKPGVDLESIKKPQNECGSSPDDNNPQMHGREEFHDSTSAPQGGFEEKVSNDDFEEHLQGKSKVEEELNTLEKVDILHTSPDIGDEKRGADNSEGQAGSSSESGTDSDSESDSSDSGSESGSRSRSRSRSPAGTGSGSSSDSDTDASSSSKDIQDGSDEDVDIMTSDDEKESRPKPEASDPRISLPGPVKSPDGRSMQNEFHEKQDGNESDAVEIEKDLPEEEEAEIAPTTGAISNASGKFADDTKPFSPDLQQLQERQNYIGSLFDERESDVKDSYRHEQSDSSDRLSMGKKRPSNVKNIDEKSERTKRLKAGNLAQGSFSPDMDVQMLESSHNLSPPEFAEGNSKGPTTQLINRADRQGNTTGLQKGFNQAFPGKPTSDLPHTVQRTFDHTPVVNPTNALEKPESVRHNKKHPGRDFHVPEASSMQKEKSHRDAQNEVIHATEKKVPRNSRDGSDGSKQLPSMDSHYQKQGNMVGKYKEGRKNAQQHLITSPNENNRTCLDKSPVINGRGTLLQREHSDLELGELRESTPDEAPAARQFDRKGSFKNVDNKGSTSEFRNADISKARSSLKASLDSGKQSPALVSSGFPTNLESTNKKNSDNHFEDTTRSHSRVIPSQSQHLKSDHVEVGSQNKFAERSSKFRINDFGASQDTDLEGRSESNRRAPVNASKQQDNKRGTVLHTVKENKRRTPNLLEDMADGGKDLLLVDINNSDQKKRESSSDENSCSYSKYEKDEPELKGPIRNFTQYKEYVQEYRDKYDSYCSLNKILESYRDEFMKLGKDLENAKGRDMDRYYELLGQMKESYRRCGTRHQRLKKIFLVLHEELEHTKRMIREFADSYNKE, from the exons ATGTACGGCGGACTCTCTTCCAAGCTGGGCCGCTCCGCCGCCCACAACAAGCGCCCCCACTCATCCTTCCCTCCACCCCCGCGTCCCTCTGGCCCTGGTGGTGGCCCCGGTAGACTCTCCCTCGGAGGCGGCTCCGCCCGCAAACCCGCCGCCGCAACCGCCTCCAAGACTCCGCCGGCGGTGGAGGAGACCTTTAATCTGGTGGCGGGAAGCGACGCGCTGGCGTTCTCGATGATCATAAGACTTGCGCCTGACCTCGTCGACGAGATCAGGCGCGTAGAGGCACAAGGTGGTAGGGCGCGTATGAAATTCGACCCCAATCCTCACAATCCCAACGGGAAT ATTATTGATGTTGGTGGAAAGGAATTCAGGTTTACATGGTCAAGGGAATTTGGTGACCTTTGTGATATTTATGAGGAGCGGCAGAGTGGTGAAGATGGAAATGGTTTGTTTGTTGAATCTGGCTCTGCATGGCGCAAGCTGAACGTGCAGCGAATCCTGGATGAGTCGACTAAAAATCATCTCAAAATGCGGTCAGTCGAAGCCGACAAGAAGTCAAAGCAACGGAA AGCCATTGTCTTAGAGCCTGGAAACCCATCTTTGAAGTGCCAGATTAAGCAATTAGCTGCTGTGGAGG CTACACCATGGAAGAActacaataaaaagaaagaggCTGCTcttaagaaaaggaaagtggaGACTCTTCAAg TCGGAGGCCCCCCAAAAACTACCCATAACCCTAAATCTGGATTTATGTCAACAACTACTTCTAAGAGCAAAATTCCTTCCCCTCTTCCATCTCCACCTGATCCATTTGCTGCTGCTTCCTCTCCACTCGGGGCAGTAAATACTTCTAAGGTAAATGATGATGCTGTACCATCACAAATGATGGGTAAGCAAGATACAAATGCAATTCCTGAGAAAGAAATCCCCACCAAGGCAAACAATGCTATGAGGAATTCATTAGGAGGCAAGGGAAATAATGGATCTAAACCAACAGATTTGCAGGGCATGTTGGTTTCTCTTCTCATGGATAAACCTAAAGGAATGAGTTTGAAG GCGTTGGAGAAAGCTGTTGGCGACATGCTTCCGAATTCTGTAAAGAAAATTGAGCCCATTATAAAAAAA ATTGCAAAATACCAGTTCCCAGGGAAGTATATTTTGAAGCCGGGAGTGGATTTGGAAAGCATAAAAAAGCCTCAGAATGAATGCGGAAG cTCCCCTGATGATAACAATCCCCAAATGCATGGACGTGAAGAATTTCATGATTCAACGTCAGCTCCACAGGGTGGCTTTGAAGAGAAAGTCTCAAATGACGATTTTGAGGAGCATTTGCAAGGAAAATCCAAAGTGGAAGAAGAATTAAACACATTGGAAAAGGTTGACATTCTACATACTTCACCTGATATTGGTGATGAAAAAAGAGGTGCTGATAATAGTGAAGGGCAGGCAGGCAGCTCTAGTGAGAGTGGAACTGACAGTGACAGTGAAAGTGACAGCAGTGACAGCGGAAGTGAGAGTGGAAGCCGTAGTAGGAGCAGAAGTAGAAGTCCTGCTGGAACAGGGAGTGGGAGTAGTAGTGACAGTGATACTGATGCATCTTCCAGCAGTAAGGACATCCAGGACGGTTCTGATGAGGATGTAGATATTATGACTagtgatgatgaaaaagagtcAAGGCCCAAACCAGAAGCCTCTGATCCAAGAATATCGTTACCCGGTCCAGTAAAATCTCCTGATGGAAGATCTATGCAGAATGAGTTTCATGAGAAGCAGGATGGTAATGAATCTGATGCAGTTGAGATTGAAAAAGACTTacctgaagaagaagaagctgaaaTTGCTCCAACTACTGGTGCCATCTCTAATGCAAGTGGCAAATTTGCAGATGATACAAAACCTTTTTCACCTGATTTGCAACAGCTCCAAGAGCGCCAAAATTATATTGGGAGTTTGTTTGATGAAAGGGAAAGTGATGTTAAGGATAGCTATAGGCATGAACAGTCTGACAGCTCTGATAGGCTATCGATGGGTAAGAAGAGGCCTTCTAATGTGAAGAACATTGATGAGAAATCTGAACGGACCAAGAGGTTGAAAGCAGGAAACTTGGCTCAAGGATCATTTTCTCCTGACATGGATGTGCAAATGTTGGAGAGTTCTCACAATTTGTCTCCTCCTGAATTTGCTGAAGGCAATTCTAAGGGCCCCACAACACAATTAATTAATAGAGCTGATAGACAAGGAAACACAACTGGTTTACAAAAAGGATTCAATCAAGCGTTTCCTGGAAAACCTACTTCAGATTTACCCCATACAGTTCAAAGGACCTTTGATCACACTCCTGTAGTAAACCCAACCAATGCATTGGAAAAACCAGAAAGCGTAAGGCACAACAAAAAACACCCAGGAAGGGACTTTCATGTGCCTGAAGCTTCTTCTatgcaaaaagaaaaatctcATAGAGATGCCCAAAATGAAGTCATTCACGCCACTGAGAAAAAAGTCCCCAGGAATTCCAGAGATGGTAGTGATGGAAGTAAACAATTACCATCCATGGATTCACATTACCAAAAACAAGGCAATATGGTTGGTAAGTATAAGGAAGGACGAAAAAATGCACAGCAACACTTAATAACATCTCCCAATGAAAACAACAGAACTTGTCTTGATAAATCCCCCGTAATTAATGGAAGAGGTACGCTTCTTCAGAGAGAGCATTCAGATTTGGAATTGGGTGAACTCCGTGAGTCCACTCCTGATGAAGCCCCTGCTGCAAGGCAATTTGATCGAAAGGGTTCGTTTAAAAATGTGGATAACAAAGGTAGCACTTCAGAGTTCAGGAATGCAGATATTTCTAAAGCAAGGTCTTCATTAAAAGCATCTTTAGACTCAGGGAAGCAGTCCCCAGCCCTTGTTAGTTCTGGTTTCCCCACCAATCTGGAAAGCACCAATAAAAAGAACTCGGACAATCATTTTGAAGATACAACAAGGTCTCATTCTAGAGTTATTCCATCTCAATCACAACATTTGAAATCTGACCATGTGGAAGTTGGGTCTCAAAACAAATTCGCAGAGAGGAGCAGTAAATTCAGAATTAATGATTTTGGGGCGAGCCAAGATACTGACTTGGAAGGTCGCAGTGAAAGCAATAGAAGAGCACCTGTTAATGCATCTAAACAGCAAGACAATAAACGTGGAACAGTTTTGCACACtgtcaaagaaaataaaaggcgAACACCTAATTTGTTGGAAGATATGGCTGATGGAGGAAAAGATTTACTGTTGGTAGATATAAATAACAGCGATCAAAAGAAGAGAGAATCATCTTCAGATGAAAATAGTTGCTCTTATTCGAAGTATGAAAAGGATGAGCCTGAACTGAAGGGGCCGATAAGAAATTTCACCCA GTATAAAGAATATGTGCAGGAATATAGGGATAAATATGATAGTTACTGCTCCTTGAACAAGATCCTGGAGAGTTACAG GGATGAGTTTATGAAACTGGGCAAGGATTTAGAAAATGCTAAAGGTAGGGATATGGACAGATATTATGAACTCTTGGGGCAGATGAAAGAATCCTACCGACGTTGTGGAACG AGACACCAGAGATTGAAGAAAATATTCCTTGTGCTCCACGAGGAACTGGAG CATACTAAGCGAATGATCAGAGAATTTGCGGACTCATACAATAAAGAGTAA